CCGCGATGCGCAGGGACACGTCGCAGACGGCGGCGGGTTCATCCAGCGCGTCGAAGAAGGCCTGGAAGGCGTCGGGGGCCAGATTTCCGGACGGGCGCACGGCGCGGACCTCACTCTTCATGGGAGCTGGCCTTGTCCAAGTCGAGGATCTGCTTCGCCCCCACGTACGACTTCACCTCGAAGCGGGTGATCTTCCCGATCTTCCGGACGATCTCCGCCATGCGCTCCGCCTCGCGGTAGATGATGTCCACCGGCCTGTAGGCGAAGTCCTCCTCCTTGAGCTTGCGCTTGAGCAGCTCCGCGTAGCCCATCACGGAGGTGAGGGGCTGGTTGAGCTCGTGGGCCGCGGTGCCGGCGAGCGCGACGATGACGGCGTTCTTCTCGCTCTCCTCCAGCCGCGTCTCCACGTCGTACAGCTTGCGCTCCAGCTGCACCCGGTCCCGGAGGTCCGTGAAGATGCCCACGGTGAAGGACTCGCGGCCGCCCTCGTAGACGATGGAGGCCGTCATGTTCACGGGCACGCGCTCACCGGAGCGGTGCATGAGTTCCTGGCGCGTGAGCGACAGCCGGCCCTTGCCGCCCATGTCCGGTCCACGCAGCTGGGCCATGATGCGCTGGGCCTCGCCGGGCGGGTAGAGCTGGAGTGCGTTGAGCTTCTCCTGGGCCTCCTGCGCGGTGTAGCCGCACATGGCCTCCGCGCCCTTGTTGAAGAGGATGATGCGCCCCTTCAGGTCGGCCGCGATGATGGCGTCCACCGACGAGTCGATGAGCCGCTCCAGGAAGTCCTTCGTGTTGCGCAGCTCGTCCTCCAGCTTGCGCGCGTGCGTCACGTCGCGGAAGGACAGGATGGTGGCCGCGTCCTCGTCGCGCAGCGGCGCCGCGGACATGGACAGCGTGAGGCACCTTCCCGCGGGCGTGCGCACCACCACGTCCACGCCCATGCGCGCTTCACCGCGCGACGCGGACGTCACCAGCTCCATCAGCACGCCGTCATCCACCGGCTGGGTGATTTGGTTCAGGTGCTTGCCCCGGGCCTCACCGGCGGTCGTGTCCAGCATCTGCGCGCCCGCGGGGTTGAGCGACAGCACGGCGGCCTCGTCGTCGAGGATGGCCACGCCCTCGCTCACGTGGGCGAAGAAGAGCTGGTAGGGCTTGAAGGACGCGGCCTTCTCCTCCGCCGCGAGCCGCGCCGTCTGCACGGACTGGAGCACCGACGCGCTCCGGAGCGCCACCGCCGTCGCGTGGGCCACCGTGGTGAGGAAGTCGATTTCGCGCGAGCTGAAGGTCCGCCTGCGCCCGGCCGCGCGCAAGAGCAGCACGCCGCGCACCTGGCCGCGGATGGGCAGGGGCAGCGCGGCGATGGCGTGGATGCCTCGCGCGGCCACGGCCCGGCGCTCCAGGTCGCCCAGGAGCGGGTGCGTGGCGGCCTCCTGCATGACCACGGGCTTGCCGGTGCGCACCACCTCGCGGATTTCCGGATAGCGCGCCAGGTCGATGCGCAGGTCCTTCATGCCCGGGTCGTCGCTGGCGGCGACGATGACGCCTTCGTCCACGCCGCCGCCCACCATCACCAGCGTGGCGCGCGCGATGTCCAGTTGCTCCGCCAGACGCCGCGTCACGCCGTGCAGGAGCGCTTCCACGTCGGAGCTCTCCGCGTAGTCGGCGGTGAGCTCCAGCAGCAGCGCCAGGTCCGTCTGGCTGCGGGCCTGCTCTTCACGCTCGCGGTGGCGCTCCGCGGCGCGCTGCAGGCGCCAGGTGAGCTCGTGCGACAGCCCCTGGTGGGTGACGATGTCCGCGGGGCGCAGCGTGTCCACGGCGGCGAAGCCGCGCGAATCCGGGGACACCACCGCGAGCAGCGTGAGGTGCGGCCCGTTGAGGGACGTGAGCAGCTCCACCACCGCGGGGCCGCAGCCGGGGGCGGTGAGGTCCACCAGCGCCAGGGCCGCGTCGTCCGGGTCGTCCACCACGCGCAGGCCCGCGCGCTCGGCGGCGGCGTTCAGGGGTTCTCGAGCCACCGACCCGGGGGGGACCAGGACGATGCCGAAGGCGGGTTCCGACGGGGCCGACACGGGGGCGCAGGACTCCGGAGCGAGGGGGCCCGGAGTCTACACAACCCCCGGGGTCAGGGGCAGCCTGACTCGAAGGCGCCCTGGTCCGGCGCCGCTCCGCAGTAGGGCAGCCCCAGGGACAGGCCAGCCTCGCGCGCGGGGGACTGCGCGGCCAGCTGGTAGTCGTCCGCGCCCGTGTCCACGAAGGCAGGCGCGCGCTCCTGGGAGCGCTTGTCCAGGCCAGCCTTCGTGCGCCAGTCCGCCAGCCCCACGGTGGCGCCATCCAGGCTGAACACCGCCGCGCCGCCGCTCCGGTAGTACAGGTTGCCATCCACCACCGCGCCGCTCCGGCCCGAGCCACCGCGCGCGGCGATGCCACAGCCGGCGAAGATGTTGTTGCGCACGTCCAGGCCCTGGCTCGCGCCGTTGGAGCCCGTGCCGAAGATGAGGCACGCGCCGCTCAGGTTCCACACAGTGTTGTGCTGCACCTTCACGTCCACGGACGCGTCCACGCGGATGCCAGTGCCCTCCTCGCCGTCCGCATCTCCCAGACCGTCGTGGATGAGGTTGCGGCGCAGGATGACGCGCGTGGGGGGCGCGCCCTCGCGGTTGCCACCAATCTGGATGGCGCGCGCGTTGGCGTAGAAGACGTTGTCCTCCAGCGTGACGTCGGACGGGGACATGTGGACGATGATGCCCTCGCCCGCGGAGGTGGACACGGCGCGGTGGTTGTAGATGGTGTTGCCGCGCAACGTGACGTGGGTGCACGTCTTGATGTCCGCGCCGTTCTCCCGGTTGTCGTGGAGCTGGTTGTCCTCCACGAGCAGGTTGTCGAACGGCGTGCCCGGGTTGGTGGCGCCGCCCTCCGGTCCCAGGCACTGCACGCCGTCGCCGGAGTTGTGGTGGATGTCATTGCCGCGCACGGTGACGTTGCTGGCGGAGGTCTGCACCGCGACGCCGTGGCTGTCCACGTCGCCCTGGTCGAAGTGGGAGATGTCGTTGTCCTCGATGAGGACGTCGTGCGCCTTCTCCGTCACGTAGACGCCCGCGCCCTCCGTGCCGTTCTTCACGATGCTGTCGCGGAGCACGCCGTGGTGCGCGCCCGCGCCGCGCCACATCACCGCGAAGGCGGACTCGCCGCCCACGTCCACCGTGAGCCCCTGGAGGTTCCAGTACGCGCCGCTCACGTCCACCAGCGCCGTCTCGCCAATGGAGCCGCCCTTGAGGATGGCCGTGGCGCCCGGCGCGGCCCTCAGCGTCAGCGGCTTGTCCGCCGTGCCCTGACGCTCCTTCAGCTCCACGTGCTCGCGCCACGTGCCGGACTGGAGGAACACCGCCTCGCCGGGCTTCACCAGGGACACCGCTCGCGCCACCGTGCGCAGGGGCAGCGCTTCCGTGCCCGCCGCGGAGTCGTTGCCGCTGGGGGACACCCAGAGCACGCGCGTGTATTGCGGCTCGGCGGGCGGCGGCGGTTCGGGCTCTTGCGGCTCCGTGGGCGGTGGGTCTACCGGATCCGCAGGCGGATCCGTGGGCGTGGTACCGCCGTCGGTGGCGACGCCTCCGTCC
This DNA window, taken from Corallococcus coralloides DSM 2259, encodes the following:
- a CDS encoding PAS domain S-box protein, translated to MSAPSEPAFGIVLVPPGSVAREPLNAAAERAGLRVVDDPDDAALALVDLTAPGCGPAVVELLTSLNGPHLTLLAVVSPDSRGFAAVDTLRPADIVTHQGLSHELTWRLQRAAERHREREEQARSQTDLALLLELTADYAESSDVEALLHGVTRRLAEQLDIARATLVMVGGGVDEGVIVAASDDPGMKDLRIDLARYPEIREVVRTGKPVVMQEAATHPLLGDLERRAVAARGIHAIAALPLPIRGQVRGVLLLRAAGRRRTFSSREIDFLTTVAHATAVALRSASVLQSVQTARLAAEEKAASFKPYQLFFAHVSEGVAILDDEAAVLSLNPAGAQMLDTTAGEARGKHLNQITQPVDDGVLMELVTSASRGEARMGVDVVVRTPAGRCLTLSMSAAPLRDEDAATILSFRDVTHARKLEDELRNTKDFLERLIDSSVDAIIAADLKGRIILFNKGAEAMCGYTAQEAQEKLNALQLYPPGEAQRIMAQLRGPDMGGKGRLSLTRQELMHRSGERVPVNMTASIVYEGGRESFTVGIFTDLRDRVQLERKLYDVETRLEESEKNAVIVALAGTAAHELNQPLTSVMGYAELLKRKLKEEDFAYRPVDIIYREAERMAEIVRKIGKITRFEVKSYVGAKQILDLDKASSHEE
- a CDS encoding right-handed parallel beta-helix repeat-containing protein; the encoded protein is MRFRQTLTTIVCATGMLAGTVGCTGKVEPSPATATPPGTSGPPIVTPPGRPQTPADAGTSPDEDGGVATDGGTTPTDPPADPVDPPPTEPQEPEPPPPAEPQYTRVLWVSPSGNDSAAGTEALPLRTVARAVSLVKPGEAVFLQSGTWREHVELKERQGTADKPLTLRAAPGATAILKGGSIGETALVDVSGAYWNLQGLTVDVGGESAFAVMWRGAGAHHGVLRDSIVKNGTEGAGVYVTEKAHDVLIEDNDISHFDQGDVDSHGVAVQTSASNVTVRGNDIHHNSGDGVQCLGPEGGATNPGTPFDNLLVEDNQLHDNRENGADIKTCTHVTLRGNTIYNHRAVSTSAGEGIIVHMSPSDVTLEDNVFYANARAIQIGGNREGAPPTRVILRRNLIHDGLGDADGEEGTGIRVDASVDVKVQHNTVWNLSGACLIFGTGSNGASQGLDVRNNIFAGCGIAARGGSGRSGAVVDGNLYYRSGGAAVFSLDGATVGLADWRTKAGLDKRSQERAPAFVDTGADDYQLAAQSPAREAGLSLGLPYCGAAPDQGAFESGCP